The segment ACTGAAATTACCAACTAATATGTTGAAGTTGACTTATTGATTTAATAAAATTGCTATTAATGAATATCGTTTGGAAACAAATTGTATGAATATATTTAGTATTTTTGCTTATATGTTATATGCAGTAATGTTCGCTGGAGGTGAAAGAATTGGAAATTTCAGTTTGTACTGTATAATTTTCTAGGTGGACGCTATTTCACATAACGAATACTGTGTACCTTCTGAGAAAATAGCGTTTGATTAGCCCGTATACGattgttttttaaacaattagtgTGTTTTATGTATTTCAGAACACAACGAGCAGTTCTAAAAATCCTACAGCAAAATTACTAAGTCAACCAAGTATATCTATAACCCCGCTACCGCGTACAACATCTCAAAGTTCTATTCCTGGTTCTGGGACATCATCAAAGTCTGGAGGAAAGACCACGTTTGTCATATGTGAAATCTGCGATGGTTACATTAAGGTAAACTAACTATTTTTCATCTCCGACGTTCTTGACATTGCAAAGTGCAAGAGTGAAATTCATATGCACGCGCACTTTATTCGTCATGTACAGTTCCTTGTTTCTTTCAGGATCTAGAACAACTACGTAATCACATGCAATGGATCCACAAAGTAAAGATACATCCAAAGATGATTTACAATAGACCTCCATTGAACTGCCAAAAATGTCAGTTTCGGTTTTTCACAGATCAGGTATACAAGCACATAAATTTTGTTGTTTGTGAAGTCGAATAATTTGACTTGTACCTTTTTAAATACTATCCTGCCCAATGAAGATTTGAACTAGGCATGGGTTTCTCGATGCGCCGAAATCTAAGAAAGTTTCGAGTCTTGAGAATTGAAAATTTTGCACTTTCTTcgtgattcgaaactctcgaaagccAGATAAGAAAAagcataaaattaatgaatagagaatttgtatatattgttatgttttgtttaacTATGGCCAATAGAAAAGTTCTCGAAGCAAGATATTTCAGTTACAAAACCGATTCagcacttcaagtttcgagagttttgAGAATTTAAACAGGTTTAGGGTACACGCAGTACTGTACTTTCTATTCTTATCGCATAATTCCCTCTTTTCGATGCTTATTGCTATGTATGTTATTACAGGGTCTCGAAAGACACTTACTCGGGTCTCATGGGCTGGTTACATCTAGTATGCAAGAAGCGGCGAATAAAGGGAAAGATGCAGGTCGTTGCCCCGCATGTGGAAGGGTAAGTTGATCCCCTTTCTGATTATTCAACGCTCAGAATCGCGCACGCCCGAGTCTCGTGATTGTTGGGTTGAGTAGAGCGGGTACCTGAGTGTTGTGCAACTTAATTTCTAGGTATATCAATGGAAGTTACTAAATCACGTTGCGCGAGATCACGGAATGACGTTAAAGCCGGCGCATCTATCTTATAAGTGTACAGTTTGCACTGCCACGTTTGGGATGTATAAGCAGTTCGAGAACCATGTTTATTCGGCGCATAGTGTCGTAGCTAAGCGAGTAATGGACAAGAAGAACACACCCTCATCCCCGTCGTCCAGATCCAATGACTCCCTTCTGAAGCCATTGAAGATCAATGACGAGATCACGATTATTCCACAGCCGGCAAAACCTACGACCAGGTCGGGTGGATCCCAGGGCAGAGGAAAATAGCAATGATCAGCAGAGTGATACATGTGTCTTGTCTTACTGAATTTCACGTAACTTTGTGGTACTCCATACCCGGTCATTTGTAGTACACAGTGACTGACGTGCCGTGTACATGTGTATGCATATTATGCTTAAGACGCAATTACCAACACGTAAAACCTACAACTCTTTGGCAGAAACGAAataaggggggagggggggtgataatataaaaaggaaaaaaaattaacagaaCCTAGTTGATTGCGTATAATAATATTCCATCAATGATTATaccgatatatttatttaagaatttttattgtTGTTATCGGACATACATAAAATAGActgtaaaaatattaaagggTGGCCTTCAGTCTAAATTCCTTGGTTGATCATAGAGCTGCATAAATCCTCTGACCTACACAACACGCCTATGGAAACCTATAAATACTAAGTGTATTTACATTTTAAAGTGCGACACTCACCATGTCATATTGCGAATCACTCTTTGAATAGCAAATTCACTataatataaattctttttctaagacaaatatatttgaattaattctatTTTGTTATTAACGCTAATAACAATATTACGTAGGGCAACGAACGACGAGAAAAGCTGTCCTTAACTCTACGCATATATTCGATACGTCTACGCGCCACGTTGCGAAGCAATTTCCGAACGATATACGAAGTAAACAAATTGTACTAATTAACCAGAGTGCCCTAGACTGTCCCGCAATATCTCGTCTTTTATTTTCCCTGTTTCTTTCTTGGTATGCGATTAGATACCAAATAGTTTCtcgcccgaaattttcgccctaTCATGTACACTTATATTTCTTTTCCCTCCTAGTTCCGCTGGCGTACTTTCAAGCGACGGTGGCGGAACTCGACGATTCGCTGGTTAATCagcttctctctctttttttgtAAGATTTCGTAAAGTTGCATGTACGAGAATAAGTTATAGTGTCAAAGATCGTCGAAGTTGTAAATTGTATCTATTACCTATAAGTTGACATCCTCGGTCGCAAAGTATTGTAATAAAACATTCGGttttattccttcttttttttcctcttctttttttgcGCTTTTATAAgaacaaaaaaatgtacattAACATAGACTATATAATATAAACGATTATATCAATAAAATAGGATGGCACACATACGTGTATACATTTTTTCCGTTTTGGATTACGAGAGAAATTGATCATGGAGCATTGAACATGTTAGCACACGTCGCGGCATATGAATATACAACgttttatgtatgtatatatataatatccagctgaaatattatatatataaatatgtaaagtTTACTATAGAATAGCGATAGCGTGGTATAAGAAGGGAAGACAGTTAATTATCTTCTTGTATGCACTCTGGATTGATAATAGGCTTATATTGATATGTAGATAGTCGAAAGAAGTGACaagattaatttaataatttcgatTTCCTTTTCCTCGATAAGTTTTGTACGTTATTGTAGGGGATAATTTTAGAGAGGCAAACGAAACTGCAttcgatatcgaaaaaaataaCATAGTGCGTTTTTGCACTGTACGGctgtattatttaattttaccaCTTGCCCGGCCACTTTTATGGCTACGCCATGATGGTAAATGCAGAGAAACATTCGTAAGCgtaattacagaaatatataGTTTACTGTAATAATTTGTAcaatattatatgattattaaaataaagtgTACCAACATTGTATTACCATCTCTCATTGAATCACCAAGCCCCTCGTACTATACGAAACAATACCGATTTACTTCGAACGTTTTATGAGTATTGATAGAACTATTTAAAAGCTATAGGCACTTGTAAACAATACTATCCTTATCAGACAATAGTAActgataaaatatatatatatatatatatatatatatatatataaaacgggTAATCAATTATCATTATGTATGTACAGGAACTAATATAAGAAGCCTCCTAAAAGCAAtactataattaaataattatctcTCAATTCTTAATCTTAATTTACAGTAAGTTATAAATTGAATGAAAGggaaaaatgaattattaattttaacaatTAGGTAAATACACGTAGAAatcttatataaaaaatatcaaaattattatatacattTCTTCAATAATCTGAAGACATTATTTATAATGAGTCATATTAATTTCACAACAAATTCAATTCTATTTCCGCTTCTAGCGGATTAAACGGCTTTCGTTGATTGGTCCGTTGATGAATCTGAAACGAAACGCGTGATATTCAGGTACGTAACATTTATTTCAAATACATACCATATTATCCACCTTTAACACTTCTACAACCGCAATTCCTTATTGGAATTATAAATTTATCGTTACATCACGATTCTCGATTGGACATACATCCCGCTTATACGAGGGAAATGAATAACGTCTTTTTGAACGTATCATTGGGAGGATTTGGCGGGTAATTGCATCGCATGAATGCACCTACGCTACGTTGAATGCAATGCTGCGTTTCTGACCGTTTTCGTCACAGTTACCGGTGTATGGTTTTGAAGAGGTGAAATTGAAGGCGCCGCAACAGGATCAAACAGAATCGAACAGAGCGATGGACGATTTTCCGTATAGCGTCGAGTACGCGAAAAGTTCGCGTGCTTCTTGCCAAAACTGTAAGAATTCTATCGCAAAGGATACGCTGCGACTCGCCGTTGTCGTGCAGGTACGCATCACTTTGAACACGCACAAATATTTTCGTCACTGATGCCGGCTCCAGATTTCTGAATCACAATCGTCTTTGTCCGATAATTGCCGGTGACATTCGATCTGTCCAACATCTCCTGAGTTAATTGTAATTACTTGATTGTACTTTTTAATTATGCTTGTATCTTCTAATTGTGGCGCAGTGGCGTCGTACATACACCTGAATTtgctgtaataattttttaattgaattggTGGTGTATGCTTTGTGTTTCCTGACTTTTAGAGCCCTGTTCACGACGGAAAAATAACCAAATGGTATCACTGGACCtgtttctttataaaacaaaggCCGAGGAGCACCGCGGACATTGCCAACTTTGATAACATTCGGTGGGAAGATCAGaaagaaattcaaaagaaaATAGGTTCGTTTAGTTAGATACTAAATATTGTAATGGGACAGTTTTGTACGGGGTGCCTTCTTAGTTTTTCTGTTTACATAGAAGAATCGAGTAAGCTTCCACCACCCACCACgggaaaaggaaagaaacgCGGCAATACTGCGAAAGCTGTGGGCGCTTTATGCGACTTTTCGATTCAATATGCCAAGTCTAGCAGATCGATGTGCAGGGGATGCGAAGAGAAAATAGTGAAGGGTGAAGTAAGAATATCGAAGAAAGATTTTGAAAGCGAAGAAGGCAGAAAATACGGTGGCGTAGACAAATGGCATCATCTGGATTGCTTCGCAAAGATAAGAGAAGACTTTCAGTTTTACGAGGCCGGCGATGAGCTCCCTGGTATAGGAGATCTTTCCAAAGAGGATCAGGCGACGGTTAAAAGCACTTTGCCAAAGATTAAATCGGATGGTGCTCCTCCGGTTAAGAAAATCAAGGACGAAGCCGAAGACGtggaagaggagaaagaattgaagaagcaaaatgttgaattatttaaaattagagaTGTACTTTCCGTGTTAAAGAAATCTGATCTGACTGAAATGTTAGTGAAAAATGAACAACACATCCCAGAAGGACTCACAGCTGTAAGTTCCGTCGAAGTTGCTTATAATTTTAGAAGAGGTAGACGTGTAGATGTTTTTCgtaattctttatttcagataataGATCGCGTGTCTGATGGCATCTGCTTTGGGGCTTTAAAGCCGTGTCCAAAGTGTAGTGGACAGCTTACGTATACATCGGGGGTTGGGTACAAATGTACCGGAGACTTAACGGAATGGACCAAATGCGAGTACGTGACTCAAGATCCTCCGAGACAAAAGTTTGCGATACCATCGGATGTGAAAAAGGCGTATCCAGACATGTAAGTGCTTTCTTTGGTTGCTGTTACATATGTTGTATCTGTAAGGCACCTGATTAATTATCATTTAAATGTTCAGCAGCAAATCTTTAAAGTGCAAAGTGAAGAGAAGGTTTGTAAAGGTGACCGCGCCATCGACATCCCGCACGGTAAAAAAAGAAGATACCGTTGACTCTGGACCAAAGGTTGCAGGAAAACCAAGGCCGTTGAAGCATATGCAGTTCGTTATTGTGGGGCGGACACAGAAAAATAAAGAGACTTTGAAGAAGGATATTATGCTTTTGGGAGGAGAGGTAACGACAAAGGTTCACGAACACTTGACCGCTGTTATATCGTCTGAGaatgaattggaaagaaatAACAAGATAAAAGAAGCGAAGAATCTTGATATTCAAGTTATTACCGAGGACTTTGTCGAGGAAGCTAAAGACCTCGCAAAGTCTCCGATCCAGCTGATTAAGGAGAAGACCATTTCAAGCTGGGGCGGTGATTTGTCCGACAGGATTAACTCTGTGGCAGAGAAGTCTGCTGCCAAGAGCAAAGGTAAAAGTGCCTTTGAGAAGTCAGGGTCTGGTAAAGTTAAGCTTCAATTGAAAGGCGGTGGAACTGTCGACCCAGACAGCGGTTTGGAAGATATCGCGCACGTGTACCAAAGCGGCAAAGACAAGTATACCGTTACGTTAGTACATACAGACATACAGACGAAGAAAAATAGTTACTACAAGCTGCAGATATTGAAGCATGATAAACAGGAGAAGTACTGGTTGTTCAGAAGTTGGGGCAGGATAGGGACAACTATTGGTGGCACGAAACTAAGTAACTTGTCCTTGGAGGAATGTATAGAACAGTTTGAGGATCTGTACGAAGAGAAGTCTGGAAATATCTGGAGTCGTAGGGAACATTTTGTTAAAGTACCGCAGAGAATGTATCCGGTCGATATTGACGATGGAGAGGAAGCTTCAACGCAATTGCTGGACTCTGAAATTAAGAGCGATCTAGACCAGCCGGTGCAAGATTTGATGAGATTGATCTTTAACGAAGCGAACATGAAGAAGGTGATGGCAGAATTTGAAATCGACACGGATAAAATGCCTCTTGGGAAGCTATCAAAAAAACAGATACAGAAAGCCTATTCGGTGTTAACGGATCTACAAGGCTTACTAAAGCAACAACACGTTGAACGAGTTGAATTGGTTGACGCGTCTAATAAGTTTTACAATCTAATACCGCATAACTTTGGTGTGTCCGGGCCTAAGATCCTGGAAACGATCGAAGAAATTCATCTCAAGTGTGAGATGCTGGATGCACTGCTTGAGATGGAGATTGCCTACTCTCTTTTGCATGGCAAGACGGATCAAACAAAGAATCCACTTGACGCTCATTACAAGCAACTGAATACAGATATCAAGGTGATGGACAAACAGGGTGACGAATACAAGGTGCTCGAGCAGTACGTAAAGAATACTCATGCGCAAACTCATACCGCGTATGAACTCCAGATCGAAGATGTGTTTGTCGTTAAGAGGCAGGGAGAGGAGTCTAGATACAAGCCGTTCAAGAAGCTGCAGAACAGGAAACTATTGTGGCACGGTTCTAGATCAACCAACTTTGCTGGCATACTTTCTCAGGGATTAAGAATAGCTCCACCGGAAGCTCCTGTTACTGGTTATATGTTTGGTAAAGGTATATACTTCGCAGACATGGTGTCGAAGTCTGCGAATTACTGTTGCACAAACAGTAATGACTCTACTGGATTATTGTTACTCTGCGAAGTGGCGTTGGGTAACATGTACGAGAGGTACAGAGCAGACTATATCGAGAAATTGCCGAGTGGTAAACATTCTACAGTGGGTTATGGGCAAACTCGTCCCGATCCTGAACAGGTTCATAAGATGAAAGATGGCGTTGAGGTCCCATATGGACCAGGGGTACCTGCTAAACTTCCTAAGAAATCAGATTTATTGTACAATGAATTTATTGTATACGATGTTGCTCAAGTGAAAGCCCGATACTTGATTAAGATGAAATTCAAGTAcaagtaatatatttttacatgatTCAACTGTTGAAAGAGTATCAAAGTATTCGATTAACATTATATACTGTTATACTCAGCCAAACTTGTCTTTATATCTAAGATGTTCGTATATATATTTAGTGATGCTACCTCTTACAACATAAATTTCATAAGGATATTAAGACTACCGTTTCTGTTAATGTGATACGTATTATCCATTCCATTTGCAtgagtttgaaaaataaatttatataaaataacagATCGTTGTTTTTCTTACTGCATACAAGCGTTCGAGCAAAGTGAATGGAAAGAAAATCTACCACTTATAGTATCGACATATATTTATTCGTTTTTACCTCAcaaaattagtattcaaaatGGAAATCGAAATAAGATTGATCGAATGTATTAATACGGACGTAACCGTCCTCCCCACCCGTCGAGAAGCTGCGACCGTTGGGATGAAAAGCGAGAGAGTTGATTGGACCGAAATGTCCTTTTAAACGAGCAAATTCTTCTTCGAACACCAAATGGAAAAATCGAGAGTCAAATTTTCCTTGCCGAGTGGATGTTGTGGTGACATCCATGGCATCCTGACCTCCTCCGAGAACCACCTATAAAACATAGCTCTTGTAAACTTCCATAAATGTTATTATACCTTTAACTACTGCTTGCAAAACGTACATGATCGTAGATTGGAGAAATTGTCGCGGAGTTCACAGGCCTTTCTGTTTTGTACGTCTTTAATAACACCAGTGATTCGCTGTCGAACAACTTCGCAGTATTATCTTTAGACGCAGTTACAAACATGGTGCCATCTTTGTTGAATTGCATGTCATTTATTTGTGACTTGTGACCTTTGACGCTTGACAACTTCTTCCTTGTCTACAAAGAAAGGCAACTCATCGATCaattatatgtgtatatattaaaaatggtAAGCAAGTTTGTTACTTACTCTTACGTCCCAAAGAGTGATTTCACCGTCTTCGTGACCAGTAATAATAGTTTCATCCATTGCGCCCCATAAAATAGCGGAGATTCTAGGACCATTGACCGCTATTCTAGTAATTGCATCGTCCTGTGAAAATACTGTGTCGACATTTCTGATGTCAATGACAAACATCTCGCACTGATGTCCCAAAGTTTTGTCCGTAGAATAAACAGCGAGGTCTGCCGAATAACTGAAGCTGCACGTTCTCACCGAACTGTTCGTATTAAGTTGGCCTATTTCTTTTCCTAAATACAAATTGCATCGTGATTCAACATTGACTGCGGGCATGGAAAGAAAATTCAATGAAAATGGAATACGAACCAGTTTGGCAGTCCCAAACTCTTAATGTGTTGTCACCGCTGCCGGACAGAAGTCTCGACGTGTCCCAATTA is part of the Andrena cerasifolii isolate SP2316 chromosome 1, iyAndCera1_principal, whole genome shotgun sequence genome and harbors:
- the Parp1 gene encoding poly-(ADP-ribose) polymerase isoform X1, which translates into the protein MDDFPYSVEYAKSSRASCQNCKNSIAKDTLRLAVVVQSPVHDGKITKWYHWTCFFIKQRPRSTADIANFDNIRWEDQKEIQKKIEESSKLPPPTTGKGKKRGNTAKAVGALCDFSIQYAKSSRSMCRGCEEKIVKGEVRISKKDFESEEGRKYGGVDKWHHLDCFAKIREDFQFYEAGDELPGIGDLSKEDQATVKSTLPKIKSDGAPPVKKIKDEAEDVEEEKELKKQNVELFKIRDVLSVLKKSDLTEMLVKNEQHIPEGLTAIIDRVSDGICFGALKPCPKCSGQLTYTSGVGYKCTGDLTEWTKCEYVTQDPPRQKFAIPSDVKKAYPDISKSLKCKVKRRFVKVTAPSTSRTVKKEDTVDSGPKVAGKPRPLKHMQFVIVGRTQKNKETLKKDIMLLGGEVTTKVHEHLTAVISSENELERNNKIKEAKNLDIQVITEDFVEEAKDLAKSPIQLIKEKTISSWGGDLSDRINSVAEKSAAKSKGKSAFEKSGSGKVKLQLKGGGTVDPDSGLEDIAHVYQSGKDKYTVTLVHTDIQTKKNSYYKLQILKHDKQEKYWLFRSWGRIGTTIGGTKLSNLSLEECIEQFEDLYEEKSGNIWSRREHFVKVPQRMYPVDIDDGEEASTQLLDSEIKSDLDQPVQDLMRLIFNEANMKKVMAEFEIDTDKMPLGKLSKKQIQKAYSVLTDLQGLLKQQHVERVELVDASNKFYNLIPHNFGVSGPKILETIEEIHLKCEMLDALLEMEIAYSLLHGKTDQTKNPLDAHYKQLNTDIKVMDKQGDEYKVLEQYVKNTHAQTHTAYELQIEDVFVVKRQGEESRYKPFKKLQNRKLLWHGSRSTNFAGILSQGLRIAPPEAPVTGYMFGKGIYFADMVSKSANYCCTNSNDSTGLLLLCEVALGNMYERYRADYIEKLPSGKHSTVGYGQTRPDPEQVHKMKDGVEVPYGPGVPAKLPKKSDLLYNEFIVYDVAQVKARYLIKMKFKYK
- the Parp1 gene encoding poly-(ADP-ribose) polymerase isoform X2; this encodes MDDFPYSVEYAKSSRASCQNCKNSIAKDTLRLAVVVQSPVHDGKITKWYHWTCFFIKQRPRSTADIANFDNIRWEDQKEIQKKIEESSKLPPPTTGKGKKRGNTAKAVGALCDFSIQYAKSSRSMCRGCEEKIVKGEVRISKKDFESEEGRKYGGVDKWHHLDCFAKIREDFQFYEAGDELPGIGDLSKEDQATVKSTLPKIKSDGAPPVKKIKDEAEDVEEEKELKKQNVELFKIRDVLSVLKKSDLTEMLVKNEQHIPEGLTAIIDRVSDGICFGALKPCPKCSGQLTYTSGVGYKCTGDLTEWTKCEYVTQDPPRQKFAIPSDVKKAYPDIKSLKCKVKRRFVKVTAPSTSRTVKKEDTVDSGPKVAGKPRPLKHMQFVIVGRTQKNKETLKKDIMLLGGEVTTKVHEHLTAVISSENELERNNKIKEAKNLDIQVITEDFVEEAKDLAKSPIQLIKEKTISSWGGDLSDRINSVAEKSAAKSKGKSAFEKSGSGKVKLQLKGGGTVDPDSGLEDIAHVYQSGKDKYTVTLVHTDIQTKKNSYYKLQILKHDKQEKYWLFRSWGRIGTTIGGTKLSNLSLEECIEQFEDLYEEKSGNIWSRREHFVKVPQRMYPVDIDDGEEASTQLLDSEIKSDLDQPVQDLMRLIFNEANMKKVMAEFEIDTDKMPLGKLSKKQIQKAYSVLTDLQGLLKQQHVERVELVDASNKFYNLIPHNFGVSGPKILETIEEIHLKCEMLDALLEMEIAYSLLHGKTDQTKNPLDAHYKQLNTDIKVMDKQGDEYKVLEQYVKNTHAQTHTAYELQIEDVFVVKRQGEESRYKPFKKLQNRKLLWHGSRSTNFAGILSQGLRIAPPEAPVTGYMFGKGIYFADMVSKSANYCCTNSNDSTGLLLLCEVALGNMYERYRADYIEKLPSGKHSTVGYGQTRPDPEQVHKMKDGVEVPYGPGVPAKLPKKSDLLYNEFIVYDVAQVKARYLIKMKFKYK
- the Eif3i gene encoding eukaryotic translation initiation factor 3 subunit I isoform X1, whose protein sequence is MKPLMLHGHERAITKIKYNREGDLLFSSSKDKMPNVWYSLNGERLGTFNGHNGSVWCIDVNWDTSRLLSGSGDNTLRVWDCQTGKEIGQLNTNSSVRTCSFSYSADLAVYSTDKTLGHQCEMFVIDIRNVDTVFSQDDAITRIAVNGPRISAILWGAMDETIITGHEDGEITLWDVRTRKKLSSVKGHKSQINDMQFNKDGTMFVTASKDNTAKLFDSESLVLLKTYKTERPVNSATISPIYDHVVLGGGQDAMDVTTTSTRQGKFDSRFFHLVFEEEFARLKGHFGPINSLAFHPNGRSFSTGGEDGYVRINTFDQSYFDFHFEY